A single window of Bombus pascuorum chromosome 1, iyBomPasc1.1, whole genome shotgun sequence DNA harbors:
- the LOC132909991 gene encoding myelin regulatory factor-like protein isoform X3, producing the protein MDVIGDGDEQTLQAILGRGDFVGGIDNEALDFSQLEDFINSDSEQPATYFADTLAHNENGGGTTTHGGRVEAATTQQPPSRLPSPITQSHPASSTCTSGTTTVPNGAAYKDPQSYVHPHALPESPPDSGSEPPYSPPGHNDTQHVHSPHQKVALQEMLLHHQGNQANYAPNLLPSSPRTLTSSTDSMLLTHTVLTSHLGPGTPNIQSQQPIGQTLVPLPHEHSPGNMNTLYSSLQSAPKKRKLSQDGLVHVKQEPELGTVEHSCSSSSAVLDGDEVADNNYIDASYQCIRFHPFQQTSWHVLCDHNLKELPVPHYRVDADKGFNFSNSDDAFVCQKKNHFQITCHAQLQGGAIFVRTGEGLKKISSFQLHFYGVKVESPTQTIRVEQSQSDRSKKPFHPVTVELGGEHVTKVTVGRLHFSETTSNNMRKKGKPNPDQRYFHLVVGLHAHTADQASYQVVAHASERIIVRASNPGQFESEGSGVGAEGGWQRGAAPDSVYHAGRVGINTDRPDEALVVHGNMKVTGHIVQPSDARAKQNVQEVDTREQLRNVQQLRVVRYRYAPEFAQHSGLGIKQQEDTGVIAQEVQQILPEAVLPAGDIVLPNGQRIENFLMVNKERIFMENVGAVKELCKVTDSLETRIDQLERINKRLAKLKRGDSLKSSISTISSISSNKYSSSINSKTTVQGKGKKSEREDELLCSNKFIQIIIVILILIMAFCLVAMATLYFLEYQKRSSLEWTAVASNGMLAIRPVHASTASSTPNYDPRYNSLLDSTLSSSYTKHGSHSRGLDSSLSVKTNAFSTQAPHTKQQLYSQEITWYPISHSGPQPKLEKNSEFPGNWLGRHGAGAIPSNVDENDQGSEVDSSLNKGPIPLGRPSNCPRHFSEFENPCQIFCCTAKIHQFEDPQPDHPPEKKSISDHIEQPLNVYEEKRKISKSFQNGISPSDPSTQTLVKENNYKYLHKRTRRETGSGDWAEVASNAAGSLPPEPKPQLWIVAESFNTSLDQKYCSASSQDTPNNISCIIPLSKYMPDVQLTLHFIGMPWYGQVVQQCSSPTSPGVDESLICGRKYTMQQQAQLKIDIESNNQRGDQSFPLDVAHYLRRTLRFRVPTVQPQENICKNKHGVDYSEYTLHFYRDCDE; encoded by the exons GTCGGGGCGATTTCGTCGGAGGCATAGACAATGAGGCCCTGGACTTCTCGCAGTTGGAAGATTTCATCAACAGCGACAGCGAACAACCCGCCAC ATATTTCGCTGATACATTGGCGCATAATGAGAACGGGGGTGGAACGACGACGCACGGTGGTCGTGTGGAGGCGGCAACCACTCAACAACCACCGTCTCGATTACCATCGCCGATTACCCAAAGTCATCCGGCCTCGAGTACGTGCACATCCGGTACCACCACTGTACCAAATGGCGCCGCTTACAAGGATCCGCAATCGTACGTTCACCC ACATGCTTTGCCAGAAAGCCCACCGGATAGCGGCAGCGAACCACCGTATTCTCCGCCAGGTCACAACGATACACAACATGTACATTCACCGC ATCAAAAGGTAGCTCTTCAGGAGATGCTTCTTCATCACCAAGGCAATCAGGCAAATTATGCACCAAATTTACTACCGTCCTCTCCGAGGACTTTAACATCCTCCACGGATTCGATGCTGCTAACTCATACAGTGCTGACGTCTCATCTCGGCCCAGGAACGCCGAATATCCAGTCGCAACAGCCAATAGGTCAGACTTTAGTACCTCTGCCACACGAGCACAGCCCTGGTAACATGAACACGTTGTACTCGTCGTTACAATCGGCACCcaagaagagaaaattgaGCCAGGATGGTCTTGTTCATGTGAAGCAG GAACCTGAATTGGGTACCGTGGAGCACAGTTGCAGTAGCAGCAGTGCGGTTCTCGATGGCGACGAAGTGGCAGACAATAACTATATAGATGCCAGCTATCAGTGCATCCGATTTCATCCCTTTCAGCAAACTTCCTGGCACGTTCTATGCGATCATAATCTGAAGGAACTTCCAGTGCCTCATTACCGAGTAGACGCGGACAAGGGATTTAATTTCAGCAATTCCGATGACGCGTTTGTGTGCCAGAAGAAAAATCACTTTCAG ATTACTTGTCACGCTCAGCTCCAAGGTGGAGCTATATTCGTTCGAACCGGTGAAGGTTTGAAGAAGATAAGCAGTTTTCAGCTACACTTTTACGGCGTCAAAGTCGAGTCTCCGACGCAGACTATCAGAGTGGAGCAAAGTCAAAGCGACAGGAGCAAGAAACCGTTCCATCCAGTGAC GGTGGAACTAGGCGGCGAGCATGTTACAAAAGTAACCGTTGGCCGTCTTCACTTCAGCGAGACGACCAGCAACAATATgcgaaagaaagggaaacCGAATCCGGATcaaagatattttcatttagttGTTGGCCTGCACGCACACACCGCTGACCAAGCCAGCTATCAGGTGGTAGCTCATGCGTCCGAAAGAATAATCGTCAGG GCAAGTAATCCCGGCCAATTCGAGTCGGAAGGCAGTGGCGTTGGCGCTGAAGGTGGTTGGCAAAGAGGAGCAGCACCGGATAGCGTTTACCATGCCGGCCGAGTTGGAATTAACACGGATAGGCCTGACGAAGCTTTGGTTGTCCATGGCAATATGAAA GTGACTGGCCATATTGTCCAACCCAGTGATGCACGGGCGAAACAAAACGTCCAGGAAGTGGACACGCGTGAACAATTGCGAAACGTGCAACAGTTGAGAGTGGTTCGTTATAGATACGCGCCAGAATTTGCACAGCATTCTGGTTTGGGTATCAAACAGCAAGAAGATACGGGTGTCATAGCGCAGGAAGTGCAGCAGATACTACCAGAAGCTGTGCTGCCGGCTGGAGACATTGTCCTTCCTAATGGCCAGAGGATCGAAAACTTTCTAATGGTGAACAAGGAGAGGATATTCATGGAGAATGTTGGTGCTGTGAAAGAACTGTGTAAA GTAACGGATAGCTTGGAAACTCGCATAGATCAACTGGAGCGAATAAACAAGCGGCTGGCGAAGCTGAAGAGGGGCGACAGTCTGAAAAGTTCGATTAGTACAATCTCTAGTATATCAAGTAACAAATACTCATCCTCTATCAATAGTAAAACTACCGTACAAGGTAAAGGAAAGAAGAGCGAGCGGGAGGACGAACTTCTGTGCAGTAATAAGTTCATCCAGATTATCATTGTTATACTTATCCTTATTATGGCGTtttg cTTAGTAGCAATGGCGACGTTATACTTCTTAGAATACCAGAAACGTAGCAGCCTCGAGTGGACCGCGGTAGCTAGCAATGGAATGTTGGCTATAAGACCAGTTCATGCGTCGACAGCGTCGAGTACGCCTAATTACGATCCTCGGTACAATTCGTTGTTAGATAGTACATTGTCGTCTTCGTATACCAAGCACGGATCCCATAGTAGAGGCTTGGACAGTAGTTTGTCTGTGAAAACCAACGCGTTCTCCACGCAGGCGCCTCATACGAAACAACAGCTTTACTCTCAAGAAATTACTTGGTATCCTATTAGTCATTCTGGGCCGCAACCAAAACTTGAGAAAAATAg cgaATTTCCTGGAAACTGGTTGGGTAGACATGGCGCCGGTGCTATTCCCAGTAACGTGGATGAAAACGATCAAGGATCGGAAGTGGACTCGTCTTTGAACAAAGGTCCAATTCCACTAGGTAGACCGTCGAATTGTCCCAGACACTTTAGCGAGTTTGAAAATCCCTGTCAG ATATTCTGTTGTACAGCCAAGATTCATCAGTTCGAGGATCCTCAACCTGATCATCCTCCGGAGAAGAAATCAATCT caGATCACATAGAACAGCCATTGAACGTGTACGAGGAGAAACGTAAAATAAGCAAAAGTTTCCAGAATGGTATCAGTCCGTCTGATCCAAGCACGCAGACACTTGTAAAAGAA AACAATTACAAATATCTGCATAAAAGAACAAGGAGAGAAACCGGTAGTGGAGATTGGGCGGAAGTTGCCAGCAACGCTGCTGGATCGTTACCACCGGAACCAAAGCCACAGTTGTGGATAGTGGCAGAAAGCTTTAATACTTCGCTCGATCAAAAGTATTGTTCCGCGTCCTCGCAGGATACGCCGAATAATATATCTTGCATCATTCCTTTGTCCAAATATATGCCAGACGTTCAACTCACGTTACATTTTAT TGGGATGCCTTGGTACGGTCAAGTAGTGCAACAGTGCTCCTCGCCAACAAGTCCTGGCGTCGATGAGTCTCTAATTTGTGGCCGGAAATACACGATGCAACAGCAGGCTCAGCTGAAGATCGACATTGAAAGTAACAATCAACGGGGAGATCAATCCTTCCCCCTCGATGTTGCTCATTATCTCAGGAGAACGTTGAGGTTTCGTGTACCTACTGTACAGCCGCAAGAG AATATCTGCAAGAATAAACACGGTGTCGATTACTCGGAGTACACGTTGCACTTTTATCGAGATTGCGACGAGTGA
- the LOC132909991 gene encoding myelin regulatory factor-like protein isoform X2 — protein MDVIGDGDEQTLQAILGRGDFVGGIDNEALDFSQLEDFINSDSEQPATYFADTLAHNENGGGTTTHGGRVEAATTQQPPSRLPSPITQSHPASSTCTSGTTTVPNGAAYKDPQSYVHPHALPESPPDSGSEPPYSPPGHNDTQHVHSPHQKVALQEMLLHHQGNQANYAPNLLPSSPRTLTSSTDSMLLTHTVLTSHLGPGTPNIQSQQPIGQTLVPLPHEHSPGNMNTLYSSLQSAPKKRKLSQDGLVHVKQVQREPELGTVEHSCSSSSAVLDGDEVADNNYIDASYQCIRFHPFQQTSWHVLCDHNLKELPVPHYRVDADKGFNFSNSDDAFVCQKKNHFQITCHAQLQGGAIFVRTGEGLKKISSFQLHFYGVKVESPTQTIRVEQSQSDRSKKPFHPVTVELGGEHVTKVTVGRLHFSETTSNNMRKKGKPNPDQRYFHLVVGLHAHTADQASYQVVAHASERIIVRASNPGQFESEGSGVGAEGGWQRGAAPDSVYHAGRVGINTDRPDEALVVHGNMKVTGHIVQPSDARAKQNVQEVDTREQLRNVQQLRVVRYRYAPEFAQHSGLGIKQQEDTGVIAQEVQQILPEAVLPAGDIVLPNGQRIENFLMVNKERIFMENVGAVKELCKVTDSLETRIDQLERINKRLAKLKRGDSLKSSISTISSISSNKYSSSINSKTTVQGKGKKSEREDELLCSNKFIQIIIVILILIMAFCLVAMATLYFLEYQKRSSLEWTAVASNGMLAIRPVHASTASSTPNYDPRYNSLLDSTLSSSYTKHGSHSRGLDSSLSVKTNAFSTQAPHTKQQLYSQEITWYPISHSGPQPKLEKNSEFPGNWLGRHGAGAIPSNVDENDQGSEVDSSLNKGPIPLGRPSNCPRHFSEFENPCQIFCCTAKIHQFEDPQPDHPPEKKSIYHIEQPLNVYEEKRKISKSFQNGISPSDPSTQTLVKENNYKYLHKRTRRETGSGDWAEVASNAAGSLPPEPKPQLWIVAESFNTSLDQKYCSASSQDTPNNISCIIPLSKYMPDVQLTLHFIGMPWYGQVVQQCSSPTSPGVDESLICGRKYTMQQQAQLKIDIESNNQRGDQSFPLDVAHYLRRTLRFRVPTVQPQENICKNKHGVDYSEYTLHFYRDCDE, from the exons GTCGGGGCGATTTCGTCGGAGGCATAGACAATGAGGCCCTGGACTTCTCGCAGTTGGAAGATTTCATCAACAGCGACAGCGAACAACCCGCCAC ATATTTCGCTGATACATTGGCGCATAATGAGAACGGGGGTGGAACGACGACGCACGGTGGTCGTGTGGAGGCGGCAACCACTCAACAACCACCGTCTCGATTACCATCGCCGATTACCCAAAGTCATCCGGCCTCGAGTACGTGCACATCCGGTACCACCACTGTACCAAATGGCGCCGCTTACAAGGATCCGCAATCGTACGTTCACCC ACATGCTTTGCCAGAAAGCCCACCGGATAGCGGCAGCGAACCACCGTATTCTCCGCCAGGTCACAACGATACACAACATGTACATTCACCGC ATCAAAAGGTAGCTCTTCAGGAGATGCTTCTTCATCACCAAGGCAATCAGGCAAATTATGCACCAAATTTACTACCGTCCTCTCCGAGGACTTTAACATCCTCCACGGATTCGATGCTGCTAACTCATACAGTGCTGACGTCTCATCTCGGCCCAGGAACGCCGAATATCCAGTCGCAACAGCCAATAGGTCAGACTTTAGTACCTCTGCCACACGAGCACAGCCCTGGTAACATGAACACGTTGTACTCGTCGTTACAATCGGCACCcaagaagagaaaattgaGCCAGGATGGTCTTGTTCATGTGAAGCAGGTGCAAcga GAACCTGAATTGGGTACCGTGGAGCACAGTTGCAGTAGCAGCAGTGCGGTTCTCGATGGCGACGAAGTGGCAGACAATAACTATATAGATGCCAGCTATCAGTGCATCCGATTTCATCCCTTTCAGCAAACTTCCTGGCACGTTCTATGCGATCATAATCTGAAGGAACTTCCAGTGCCTCATTACCGAGTAGACGCGGACAAGGGATTTAATTTCAGCAATTCCGATGACGCGTTTGTGTGCCAGAAGAAAAATCACTTTCAG ATTACTTGTCACGCTCAGCTCCAAGGTGGAGCTATATTCGTTCGAACCGGTGAAGGTTTGAAGAAGATAAGCAGTTTTCAGCTACACTTTTACGGCGTCAAAGTCGAGTCTCCGACGCAGACTATCAGAGTGGAGCAAAGTCAAAGCGACAGGAGCAAGAAACCGTTCCATCCAGTGAC GGTGGAACTAGGCGGCGAGCATGTTACAAAAGTAACCGTTGGCCGTCTTCACTTCAGCGAGACGACCAGCAACAATATgcgaaagaaagggaaacCGAATCCGGATcaaagatattttcatttagttGTTGGCCTGCACGCACACACCGCTGACCAAGCCAGCTATCAGGTGGTAGCTCATGCGTCCGAAAGAATAATCGTCAGG GCAAGTAATCCCGGCCAATTCGAGTCGGAAGGCAGTGGCGTTGGCGCTGAAGGTGGTTGGCAAAGAGGAGCAGCACCGGATAGCGTTTACCATGCCGGCCGAGTTGGAATTAACACGGATAGGCCTGACGAAGCTTTGGTTGTCCATGGCAATATGAAA GTGACTGGCCATATTGTCCAACCCAGTGATGCACGGGCGAAACAAAACGTCCAGGAAGTGGACACGCGTGAACAATTGCGAAACGTGCAACAGTTGAGAGTGGTTCGTTATAGATACGCGCCAGAATTTGCACAGCATTCTGGTTTGGGTATCAAACAGCAAGAAGATACGGGTGTCATAGCGCAGGAAGTGCAGCAGATACTACCAGAAGCTGTGCTGCCGGCTGGAGACATTGTCCTTCCTAATGGCCAGAGGATCGAAAACTTTCTAATGGTGAACAAGGAGAGGATATTCATGGAGAATGTTGGTGCTGTGAAAGAACTGTGTAAA GTAACGGATAGCTTGGAAACTCGCATAGATCAACTGGAGCGAATAAACAAGCGGCTGGCGAAGCTGAAGAGGGGCGACAGTCTGAAAAGTTCGATTAGTACAATCTCTAGTATATCAAGTAACAAATACTCATCCTCTATCAATAGTAAAACTACCGTACAAGGTAAAGGAAAGAAGAGCGAGCGGGAGGACGAACTTCTGTGCAGTAATAAGTTCATCCAGATTATCATTGTTATACTTATCCTTATTATGGCGTtttg cTTAGTAGCAATGGCGACGTTATACTTCTTAGAATACCAGAAACGTAGCAGCCTCGAGTGGACCGCGGTAGCTAGCAATGGAATGTTGGCTATAAGACCAGTTCATGCGTCGACAGCGTCGAGTACGCCTAATTACGATCCTCGGTACAATTCGTTGTTAGATAGTACATTGTCGTCTTCGTATACCAAGCACGGATCCCATAGTAGAGGCTTGGACAGTAGTTTGTCTGTGAAAACCAACGCGTTCTCCACGCAGGCGCCTCATACGAAACAACAGCTTTACTCTCAAGAAATTACTTGGTATCCTATTAGTCATTCTGGGCCGCAACCAAAACTTGAGAAAAATAg cgaATTTCCTGGAAACTGGTTGGGTAGACATGGCGCCGGTGCTATTCCCAGTAACGTGGATGAAAACGATCAAGGATCGGAAGTGGACTCGTCTTTGAACAAAGGTCCAATTCCACTAGGTAGACCGTCGAATTGTCCCAGACACTTTAGCGAGTTTGAAAATCCCTGTCAG ATATTCTGTTGTACAGCCAAGATTCATCAGTTCGAGGATCCTCAACCTGATCATCCTCCGGAGAAGAAATCAATCT ATCACATAGAACAGCCATTGAACGTGTACGAGGAGAAACGTAAAATAAGCAAAAGTTTCCAGAATGGTATCAGTCCGTCTGATCCAAGCACGCAGACACTTGTAAAAGAA AACAATTACAAATATCTGCATAAAAGAACAAGGAGAGAAACCGGTAGTGGAGATTGGGCGGAAGTTGCCAGCAACGCTGCTGGATCGTTACCACCGGAACCAAAGCCACAGTTGTGGATAGTGGCAGAAAGCTTTAATACTTCGCTCGATCAAAAGTATTGTTCCGCGTCCTCGCAGGATACGCCGAATAATATATCTTGCATCATTCCTTTGTCCAAATATATGCCAGACGTTCAACTCACGTTACATTTTAT TGGGATGCCTTGGTACGGTCAAGTAGTGCAACAGTGCTCCTCGCCAACAAGTCCTGGCGTCGATGAGTCTCTAATTTGTGGCCGGAAATACACGATGCAACAGCAGGCTCAGCTGAAGATCGACATTGAAAGTAACAATCAACGGGGAGATCAATCCTTCCCCCTCGATGTTGCTCATTATCTCAGGAGAACGTTGAGGTTTCGTGTACCTACTGTACAGCCGCAAGAG AATATCTGCAAGAATAAACACGGTGTCGATTACTCGGAGTACACGTTGCACTTTTATCGAGATTGCGACGAGTGA
- the LOC132909991 gene encoding myelin regulatory factor-like protein isoform X4, whose translation MDVIGDGDEQTLQAILGRGDFVGGIDNEALDFSQLEDFINSDSEQPATYFADTLAHNENGGGTTTHGGRVEAATTQQPPSRLPSPITQSHPASSTCTSGTTTVPNGAAYKDPQSHALPESPPDSGSEPPYSPPGHNDTQHVHSPHQKVALQEMLLHHQGNQANYAPNLLPSSPRTLTSSTDSMLLTHTVLTSHLGPGTPNIQSQQPIGQTLVPLPHEHSPGNMNTLYSSLQSAPKKRKLSQDGLVHVKQVQREPELGTVEHSCSSSSAVLDGDEVADNNYIDASYQCIRFHPFQQTSWHVLCDHNLKELPVPHYRVDADKGFNFSNSDDAFVCQKKNHFQITCHAQLQGGAIFVRTGEGLKKISSFQLHFYGVKVESPTQTIRVEQSQSDRSKKPFHPVTVELGGEHVTKVTVGRLHFSETTSNNMRKKGKPNPDQRYFHLVVGLHAHTADQASYQVVAHASERIIVRASNPGQFESEGSGVGAEGGWQRGAAPDSVYHAGRVGINTDRPDEALVVHGNMKVTGHIVQPSDARAKQNVQEVDTREQLRNVQQLRVVRYRYAPEFAQHSGLGIKQQEDTGVIAQEVQQILPEAVLPAGDIVLPNGQRIENFLMVNKERIFMENVGAVKELCKVTDSLETRIDQLERINKRLAKLKRGDSLKSSISTISSISSNKYSSSINSKTTVQGKGKKSEREDELLCSNKFIQIIIVILILIMAFCLVAMATLYFLEYQKRSSLEWTAVASNGMLAIRPVHASTASSTPNYDPRYNSLLDSTLSSSYTKHGSHSRGLDSSLSVKTNAFSTQAPHTKQQLYSQEITWYPISHSGPQPKLEKNSEFPGNWLGRHGAGAIPSNVDENDQGSEVDSSLNKGPIPLGRPSNCPRHFSEFENPCQIFCCTAKIHQFEDPQPDHPPEKKSISDHIEQPLNVYEEKRKISKSFQNGISPSDPSTQTLVKENNYKYLHKRTRRETGSGDWAEVASNAAGSLPPEPKPQLWIVAESFNTSLDQKYCSASSQDTPNNISCIIPLSKYMPDVQLTLHFIGMPWYGQVVQQCSSPTSPGVDESLICGRKYTMQQQAQLKIDIESNNQRGDQSFPLDVAHYLRRTLRFRVPTVQPQENICKNKHGVDYSEYTLHFYRDCDE comes from the exons GTCGGGGCGATTTCGTCGGAGGCATAGACAATGAGGCCCTGGACTTCTCGCAGTTGGAAGATTTCATCAACAGCGACAGCGAACAACCCGCCAC ATATTTCGCTGATACATTGGCGCATAATGAGAACGGGGGTGGAACGACGACGCACGGTGGTCGTGTGGAGGCGGCAACCACTCAACAACCACCGTCTCGATTACCATCGCCGATTACCCAAAGTCATCCGGCCTCGAGTACGTGCACATCCGGTACCACCACTGTACCAAATGGCGCCGCTTACAAGGATCCGCAATC ACATGCTTTGCCAGAAAGCCCACCGGATAGCGGCAGCGAACCACCGTATTCTCCGCCAGGTCACAACGATACACAACATGTACATTCACCGC ATCAAAAGGTAGCTCTTCAGGAGATGCTTCTTCATCACCAAGGCAATCAGGCAAATTATGCACCAAATTTACTACCGTCCTCTCCGAGGACTTTAACATCCTCCACGGATTCGATGCTGCTAACTCATACAGTGCTGACGTCTCATCTCGGCCCAGGAACGCCGAATATCCAGTCGCAACAGCCAATAGGTCAGACTTTAGTACCTCTGCCACACGAGCACAGCCCTGGTAACATGAACACGTTGTACTCGTCGTTACAATCGGCACCcaagaagagaaaattgaGCCAGGATGGTCTTGTTCATGTGAAGCAGGTGCAAcga GAACCTGAATTGGGTACCGTGGAGCACAGTTGCAGTAGCAGCAGTGCGGTTCTCGATGGCGACGAAGTGGCAGACAATAACTATATAGATGCCAGCTATCAGTGCATCCGATTTCATCCCTTTCAGCAAACTTCCTGGCACGTTCTATGCGATCATAATCTGAAGGAACTTCCAGTGCCTCATTACCGAGTAGACGCGGACAAGGGATTTAATTTCAGCAATTCCGATGACGCGTTTGTGTGCCAGAAGAAAAATCACTTTCAG ATTACTTGTCACGCTCAGCTCCAAGGTGGAGCTATATTCGTTCGAACCGGTGAAGGTTTGAAGAAGATAAGCAGTTTTCAGCTACACTTTTACGGCGTCAAAGTCGAGTCTCCGACGCAGACTATCAGAGTGGAGCAAAGTCAAAGCGACAGGAGCAAGAAACCGTTCCATCCAGTGAC GGTGGAACTAGGCGGCGAGCATGTTACAAAAGTAACCGTTGGCCGTCTTCACTTCAGCGAGACGACCAGCAACAATATgcgaaagaaagggaaacCGAATCCGGATcaaagatattttcatttagttGTTGGCCTGCACGCACACACCGCTGACCAAGCCAGCTATCAGGTGGTAGCTCATGCGTCCGAAAGAATAATCGTCAGG GCAAGTAATCCCGGCCAATTCGAGTCGGAAGGCAGTGGCGTTGGCGCTGAAGGTGGTTGGCAAAGAGGAGCAGCACCGGATAGCGTTTACCATGCCGGCCGAGTTGGAATTAACACGGATAGGCCTGACGAAGCTTTGGTTGTCCATGGCAATATGAAA GTGACTGGCCATATTGTCCAACCCAGTGATGCACGGGCGAAACAAAACGTCCAGGAAGTGGACACGCGTGAACAATTGCGAAACGTGCAACAGTTGAGAGTGGTTCGTTATAGATACGCGCCAGAATTTGCACAGCATTCTGGTTTGGGTATCAAACAGCAAGAAGATACGGGTGTCATAGCGCAGGAAGTGCAGCAGATACTACCAGAAGCTGTGCTGCCGGCTGGAGACATTGTCCTTCCTAATGGCCAGAGGATCGAAAACTTTCTAATGGTGAACAAGGAGAGGATATTCATGGAGAATGTTGGTGCTGTGAAAGAACTGTGTAAA GTAACGGATAGCTTGGAAACTCGCATAGATCAACTGGAGCGAATAAACAAGCGGCTGGCGAAGCTGAAGAGGGGCGACAGTCTGAAAAGTTCGATTAGTACAATCTCTAGTATATCAAGTAACAAATACTCATCCTCTATCAATAGTAAAACTACCGTACAAGGTAAAGGAAAGAAGAGCGAGCGGGAGGACGAACTTCTGTGCAGTAATAAGTTCATCCAGATTATCATTGTTATACTTATCCTTATTATGGCGTtttg cTTAGTAGCAATGGCGACGTTATACTTCTTAGAATACCAGAAACGTAGCAGCCTCGAGTGGACCGCGGTAGCTAGCAATGGAATGTTGGCTATAAGACCAGTTCATGCGTCGACAGCGTCGAGTACGCCTAATTACGATCCTCGGTACAATTCGTTGTTAGATAGTACATTGTCGTCTTCGTATACCAAGCACGGATCCCATAGTAGAGGCTTGGACAGTAGTTTGTCTGTGAAAACCAACGCGTTCTCCACGCAGGCGCCTCATACGAAACAACAGCTTTACTCTCAAGAAATTACTTGGTATCCTATTAGTCATTCTGGGCCGCAACCAAAACTTGAGAAAAATAg cgaATTTCCTGGAAACTGGTTGGGTAGACATGGCGCCGGTGCTATTCCCAGTAACGTGGATGAAAACGATCAAGGATCGGAAGTGGACTCGTCTTTGAACAAAGGTCCAATTCCACTAGGTAGACCGTCGAATTGTCCCAGACACTTTAGCGAGTTTGAAAATCCCTGTCAG ATATTCTGTTGTACAGCCAAGATTCATCAGTTCGAGGATCCTCAACCTGATCATCCTCCGGAGAAGAAATCAATCT caGATCACATAGAACAGCCATTGAACGTGTACGAGGAGAAACGTAAAATAAGCAAAAGTTTCCAGAATGGTATCAGTCCGTCTGATCCAAGCACGCAGACACTTGTAAAAGAA AACAATTACAAATATCTGCATAAAAGAACAAGGAGAGAAACCGGTAGTGGAGATTGGGCGGAAGTTGCCAGCAACGCTGCTGGATCGTTACCACCGGAACCAAAGCCACAGTTGTGGATAGTGGCAGAAAGCTTTAATACTTCGCTCGATCAAAAGTATTGTTCCGCGTCCTCGCAGGATACGCCGAATAATATATCTTGCATCATTCCTTTGTCCAAATATATGCCAGACGTTCAACTCACGTTACATTTTAT TGGGATGCCTTGGTACGGTCAAGTAGTGCAACAGTGCTCCTCGCCAACAAGTCCTGGCGTCGATGAGTCTCTAATTTGTGGCCGGAAATACACGATGCAACAGCAGGCTCAGCTGAAGATCGACATTGAAAGTAACAATCAACGGGGAGATCAATCCTTCCCCCTCGATGTTGCTCATTATCTCAGGAGAACGTTGAGGTTTCGTGTACCTACTGTACAGCCGCAAGAG AATATCTGCAAGAATAAACACGGTGTCGATTACTCGGAGTACACGTTGCACTTTTATCGAGATTGCGACGAGTGA